A segment of the Mercurialis annua linkage group LG4, ddMerAnnu1.2, whole genome shotgun sequence genome:
TTGCAATAGACCTAAGGCAACAATTTTTGTACATACAGCAACACTTGTCTggtgttgctgaaagtgacttatgtggtagtgaatatacattatcataatattcatattaaaaaagttcctcattgatattttaatataataatgctCCACTTGTTCGTCACGGAAAATTACAAATTTTCCATAGGccttagttaaataaattactGATGAACTTATGAAAATTATCGAGGTGTTAACTATACAGATATAATACtagaaaaaagaatttaatataattttaagatGTCTTGCGTAAATAAAATGAGAATAATTCATTATAAATATAGCTGACTCCTTCAATATCTCCACGAGAAGAAAAAAGTATGAATGTATGAAGCTGCCTAAGAAAGTGTTCCCACTTTGCATGTTGGAATTCGCTAACAGTCACATGACTCTTAATCCAATGTCGAATATTTGCTCTTTCTAGAAAATGTCATATAGTTTTCTTCTAGGTTAgacttatttttttcattatgagGTGTCATGAAcgggttttaattataaaacggtatctttaaattttttatattcagATCAATTTTCACTCGAGCCGGGTAGGTCTCTTGGGGAAGACAAAGTTCTgacttcaaattttaaacagctACATACATGAATACGGTTCGAACTCACAATCTCACTTAATGTAAAAAAACACCTTAACAACTCATCTACGGTTTCACCCTCTTCTGAATACTTCGTGTATTTTTTTTcctattcttttttttaattctctAGTTTATAGATTCTGATGTTCTTCTTTTATAggttaaattcattttaaaatccCTAATCTATacgattttaatttattagatccttcatcttttatttaattttttagatccttaaactttcattttttaatttattagttcATTTTAAATGGACCTTATTTAATTCATTGGGtctttaaactttcattttgaGTAATTAAACTTTCACTTTTGGTTTATTGGGTCCTTAAGTGGACTCAAAACCACAATAATTCAAAAAATGTAAGGACTTGagaaagttaaataaaaaatgagagactttataaatcaaaattgtATAGTTTAAGAATCTCAAAatgaatttaacttttttttttatatataattggatATGGGAACGCTTGTGAAAATAATCGAATCCACGATTTAACAGTTTGCTGCCCagcatttattttatttgaaatagtGTTCATTGTTAAGTCTGATATTCAAACGTAAAATCGGAttaagattttataaaatatatggcAACTTGATagtgaaaaataaaatgatgttagatatatcaaatatgcaataaataataacatattcatttttttaattaaaaaacatcCTCATTAGAATATCTGCATATTTACTATAACAACAAGCATATagacaattaaattttaaaaatagcaaattagtttaatttatgattcactgttttttttccttctaaaAATAGCTCTAAGCACAACTAGAAACTTCAACTGCCATCATCCGTCCATCCTTACAATTAACACCAGTTTAATTGAGCTTTTAACCATAACTAAATAATTTCATATCAACcatctcaatttttaaaaccaattttttttataaccatTAGTAATCTACTATTTTTATCTCCTTCACCACTAATAAAACCATCTCCTACCCAATTCTTCAAGCTAACCCTGGGATAAAATAAATACTTTtcttaatcaaattttattttttgtggcATTTTTGTAgtctaaaagatcaaaaggaGTGTATAAATTAACAAAGATGGCCGTACAAGGGCTTGTTGGATTGGCTCTTTGTATGgtcatcttttgtttctttttcaCTCCTATTTTATGTAATGCCCAAAAAATGAATGTTATTGACCGTTGTTGGCGAGAAAACCCTAAATGGCGAAGAACCCGACAGCAGTTGGCCACATGCTCCGTTGGTTTTGCCGgaaaaatgattaataatatagGAAAAGGTGTTGTTAACTATAAGGTCACTGATCCGAGCGATGACCCGTCAAACCCTAAACCCGGAACTCTAAGATATGGAGCGACTATGATTGATGGGAAAGTATGGATAACTTTTAAAAGGAATATGCAAATTAAACTTGAGAAACCTCTTCTCATTAGTAGTTTTACTACACTTGACGGTCGTGGTGTTAACGCTCACATTACTGGTAGTGCATGTCTTTTAGTGTATAAGGTATtgtgtttttttctttcaaattcaataaaataattagactTTTATGTTTAGATTTGAGTTAGTTTAGTTTAATTGATAAAGTTGTGTTGTTAAGGAATTTGATTGTGaaaatttcactattttaaCTCAAAATTTTAGTGGATTGGGTTAATATTAGACCAAAATTTTAAGTAATGCCATAGTGTTTATATTCCTGAAAATGCTTTGAAACttaaaattctatatttataatatatcctTATAAGATTTTACATTTATTCATGATATTTAGGCAACAGATGTAATTATCCATGGCCTAAGGATTCACCATTGTAAGGCAGTAGGACCAAGCACAGTGAAGGGACCCAATGGACAAATGGTGCCACTTGGCCAGATGGACGGTGATGCGATCAGATTAGTGAGCGCATCAAAAGTTTGGATAGACCACAACACACTGTATGCATGCCAAGATGGTCTTCTGGACGTGACACGTGGATCTACAGATATTACCATATCGAATAACTGGTTTAAAGACCAAGATAAAGTTATGCTTCTGGGGCATGACGATGGGTATGATAGAGATAAGAACATGAAGGTGACTGTTGTTTACAATCATTTTGGACCCAATTGCAACCAAAGAATGCCAAGGTATTAAATTTTAGTCGATGGTTTTTATAAGGTATTTAATTTCGAAAATTActgaattttataattcaatttagTGATTAAGCTTTAATTTCTTATAAACTTAGCGTGGAACGTTCATGAATTAAGCTCGATTAGAACGTTCCGGAAGCTGTGCGAGCAAGTCTAATCTTATATGGGTGATCCGTTTAATGGTTAGAAAAACCTTAGTCGATGACTGTATATTTACGGCTTTTATCATCTTTCATCATCCTTTAGAATAGTTCACTCAATGTGTAGAAAAATCgttcatctttttaatttttattattattagtaaaagttttagctttaaaaaaaaagttttatctGATTTCAAGACAGATGTTGCCtacatgcatgacatacatgaACTTTCATAATATTTCATTTCTTGTCACAATACCTTCATAATAATTCAACtccattttcttttaatttttttggatattttatttataaaatgaataatattt
Coding sequences within it:
- the LOC126678842 gene encoding probable pectate lyase 4; this translates as MAVQGLVGLALCMVIFCFFFTPILCNAQKMNVIDRCWRENPKWRRTRQQLATCSVGFAGKMINNIGKGVVNYKVTDPSDDPSNPKPGTLRYGATMIDGKVWITFKRNMQIKLEKPLLISSFTTLDGRGVNAHITGSACLLVYKATDVIIHGLRIHHCKAVGPSTVKGPNGQMVPLGQMDGDAIRLVSASKVWIDHNTLYACQDGLLDVTRGSTDITISNNWFKDQDKVMLLGHDDGYDRDKNMKVTVVYNHFGPNCNQRMPRVRHGYAHVANNLYQGWQQYAIGGSMKPSIKSEANYFIASKGNKEVTWRNGINEQTKPWNFYSVGDLFENGASFIQSGLGKAKPNYTDQQKFQVADAGSVRSLTSSSGALKCVRTITC